The Silene latifolia isolate original U9 population unplaced genomic scaffold, ASM4854445v1 scaffold_537, whole genome shotgun sequence genome segment ctcggcgtgcttgtcagcgccaggggaattgatgccaatccagagaaagtccaagcaatctttGGACCtacggagccgaggaatcgaaaagaggttatgatgctgaccggaaggatggcggccctcgcccgcttcatctctcggtcggccgacaagagcactcctttctttaaagtgctgaaagggaataaagactttagctggggggaggaacagagcacggctttcaagcagctgaaagcccaccttctaacacttccgaccctgtccaggccgacgctgggggagacgctatatctatacttagcagttacctcggccacggtcagtgccgtaatcgtcagggaagaaaataagcagcaacacccaatttactttatcagccatacactgctggccgccgaaagaaattacccactaatcgaaaaagcaGCCCTCGCCGtagtcgttgccgcaaggaagctgaaaccctacttcgacgcgcatcccgtgacggtcttaaccgaccagccattggagaaagcgttagagaaattcgaaaaatccggcagacttatcaaatgggcagtggagctctccggctttagCATCCAGtacaagccgagccctcagtttgttcatctttacaggagagagcgaaaggaagagacaagcaaagacgtcattctacaagcttacgtggtcacaaatccttaagatagaccttcttggcgtccatcttaagcttattccgggagacatatctatcatgctccccctgactctcacaccgcaagttgacgcggctctggaaggaccggggcagtggatagtcctccggcacctcaacatatacccaccgccccttccagtccttgcaagaggtCAGCTTAGAGACGGTCACGTAACCCgactccgtctgcacgctgtaccaccccgtgccacctagggtagtctgccgaagatgatgaagccggcggaacaggttaaccgttggggcctcccccttaaagagacaaagccacacgaaaccaataatagtcctaatggccaacggatgcagttgtgccacggcgacgttcatggctttgattatggcggcgacgtgttcattaagaggaaatcggagcccataatccagatgtctgatgtacacgccgatacagccttcgggagggcaacagactgcctgatcaccctcagggataacaattctataccccctgccgaaggagtaatggtcttcaaaaagatcaggcccggaacaactagcgaacttgttcgtccaaacacgatcaggattgatcgagcaggcttcgccgtgccacgaATAACGCGGCCTCTCTGAGTCGGATTGGgtctcttcatcatcatcatcatcgaaaccctccaaaaatttcccctcaatttcaggagaaggcgacttgcggcccccgaaccctatcggggtgacaaccagtggctcctgtccatcaggatgcgacggttcgccccccggcgtaGAGGTACTGGGttgtgttggagctggtgtcctccacaaattagtgtgataacatttgtaaatctcttacaggttcacaagggtatacttcgtatatttaatcagttgattaacgtttacctaataacggttggcttgctagaaagtttgacgttattatcatacagatggcggtgatcaactggtccctaaaggtcacacctataggacgtatttgagaaatgtggttatagaaatataattacattgatgcccaaaatgactaaaaagttagtcaatgtgttgatgagataattatttaatgaaaattaaataatattaagttgagacgaattaactgtcaattcgtaaattaaatataataagttatatttaattaaatatatataaggttagtttgaaagaattaatctgttaattcgtaattaaatataatcagttgtatttaatatcaacaagttgaatgtgtcatagtggtaatagtgagggtacacaagccaagaggtcatgggttcgatcctcactagatgacaatttaacacactttatatatttttggaaagaccaaaaataaggaaatttaattccttatttcggttcaggtggccgaaattagggaggtttccactttcctaattgatttcggatttcggtctatataaaaagaaaggtggagaattatttctaacctaattcttttctgaccgagcctcctctttctcatcacaaaacacaaagacaataaaattttacagaaaattttagattgatttctagcataatcaaagggtatatcttagatcgtcttgggtgcaactaataggtgaatatcaattttgatattgttcttaggccaattttgcaaggacccgaggttaattctaaatctttttacttatgcttatgtattttattttatgaccatagatcatctttattatatcgttataatccttcatgttaaagggaagtatacagattaattttcacaagtggtatcagagcctttggctacgattttaattttgatgattttcataaaatttgtatgtaaacgatcagattttcgagaagaaaaaaaaacatattagggtttcggttttttttttaggATCGAATttttttgtgccgtttttttctgtttgatgatagttcttccattctatttttcatattatagtttataatcagttaaaattatcatatgaagaattggtagtttttgatttaatgcagattaagttaaaatcaaatggaatcgccatatttatgattaaaagattgtttttgctatataaattttggcatataaattaatcatgtttattatttcatatgctaatcatgttctaatagcaaaggtaaacaattgatcatcaaatcttgttttagggcataattgccgcaaaaagaaaaggaaaaaaagaggctgcgttttttttttagggtttacgaaaaaaaaaaaaatttttatgttaattttttggtaaaccgagtagaagaagaaaaaaaataaataaataaaaaatttaggaaagtttttttGCCTTTAGCCGAAAAATAGAGAATAtttttttggaaagtttttttttttcccttgtttttcctatttaccgaattagaataggaaaggagtttttttttttatttttagccgtgagtaataaaaaaaaaaaccttttcgtTTGTTTTTGGCCGAGACAAATTTAAAGAATTggatattatttttatttttatttttggccaattagttattgtgaatcggttcacaatttaatgataccgagttattttaaagcagtttaaaatttttgacggatagaattcatattacaagtataatatggattaagtatgaaattaatgtgattaaattgcggaattgtcacttaatttaatttaaaaaggtggtttggataaattaatcaacataatttatttatcgtattatgtatgtttaatttatttttagttgatgcttttaactatgttgaatgaatcgaatgaatgaattttatttacgtatttaattttgcaatcggttgtaatttgtaatacttagtgtggccttagtcaattatgttttcgtaatgaaggaaacatgatttttatgtaattatgagatctcgaatctcctttattttagttttgggttttgaaactggaatgtaattaataggtcaattatgtaattttaattattgtaatttcaaagaagactaaagatgaagattcaagctcactcccgctacatggatcaagatggaacgtcaagacaagcttctcgggtccaaggatggattccaaacttgtatttattgttcattttgataggataggccacactaggacttttactgtttttttttacgtttttcattttattgcttttcattcacatgctagtaattgcatcatattccgcctaaaaccaaaccacctactactaaaatgcatgaaaattgaatcatataggttgtatgttagttttcatggacatgcagatgtcacaatctttaagccatcaccttagtttaaatcattctcgcatgctagattatagttcacttaaaatgaattaaaaagttgatgagatcttcctctaaaacggaaattgagattagtctttataagggcaaacatctatgaatctcttcttcgtcggtaggcctaatatgaccccttctacgttgggtaagtagttgtgttgacttagtttacctcaacatcatagtccgaagagtttctcgtgattatgatggactatagatagaatttacagaaatttatcgaccaagaattctaacggtagaattagctaaaaggttagcttatcaatttacagagaattgagtcttggggtcatttatataattcttgagggaggtcaattgtataaatgtttttgagtcttcgcgttatgacattagttcattagacttaaaataaaaacgatgcatgcttattattttattcttatttCGCAAAGATAGAACACGCTAATTATCAATAAtcttgttacaacaaatggctggaaataacgcaatcccaatgcctagtgccacactagatcgttcgtccggCTTAAATTGTTCAtagaccaaatgaatcagtccactcgatcaagaatgatgggtccaatttttgcggacgggaggcggcactacggaatgtcgccattttgacggtaagctcgggtatttaatcgagccaataccggtcaacctggacccaaatgcaggagccaacgagtcactcgcttatagtgatttcgttatggaagcgggtgcgataaagaacgtactcatctttgcaatggaaaccaatttgcagagacgcttcattgcacaaggtgcaaacaagattttcaccacgctcactaatgagttctcaaaggcaccgagaatcatcacatatgagcatacctgtcgcttctttgatgcgaaactccagaagggccaaccggtttgcccacacattcttcacatgattgagaatgtcgagaaactggagtcacttaattgtagaatcagttagagcattgtcattgaccgaatgcttcattctcttcacgatggttttgcccttttcagggcgaactactacatgaatgacttgaaaaagagtcctcatgagctacactcccttctcgtacagaccgagaaggatatgaaattgagtgggagaatgaagcaggatgttctcacgattcacaacaagagtaaaggtaagggcaaggctcatggcgaccctatttgtaggtaagccaaagtttaaaaagccaggaaacggtaagagtgcgcctggtgagactagtggctcacagggcaagacaaagagcaagggcgtgacatagaatgccaccattgtcacaagatggacattggaggaggaactgtcccgtctaccgtgaggacatcaaagcagccGTGTCGCTCTGTTGGGtcgtcatcttatattcatatgattgagattaaccatgcaagtttcggaacttgggtactagatactggttgtggttctcatctgtgtaatcatttgcggggcctaaagaacatcatacctctcgaaaaaggtgatgtggacttgcgagtcgggaatggagcacgagtagtctcgcctcgaagggaacatatgtaatccaactccctagtggttttgagttatcattaaataattgttactatgtacccagtttatctaagaacattatttctgtttccgtacttgctaaagacggttttacattttcaataaaggataatagttgtattttctcttttaatgaaatgatttatggcaaagcagtttccatgaatgaaatttatatcttagatcaaaccacggaagtattacacatgaataataagaaattaaaggttggtgacaaagatcaaacctatctatggcattgtcgaatgggacacataaatgagaaacgtgtaaagaaactcgtcgataatgggactattccctcattcggattttctgcatatggcacgtgtgaatcatgtctcactggcaagatgactcgaatttccttcaaaggtgttggaatgcgcgctagtgacctattaggactcatacatacggacgtatgtggacctatgtcaattaccgctagagatggctatagatattttatcactttcgcggacgatttgagtagatacggatatgtctacttaatgaagcataaaagtgagtcatttgagaaatttaaggaataccagaatagggtacagaaccaactgggtagaaagattaaagcactccgttcagatcggggtggcgaatatctttcaaatgagtgtGATTAACACCGAAAGAAAAGTGGAATCgctctacgattaactccactggaacacctcaattaaatggtgtgtccgaacggagaaatcgaaccttacttgatatggttcgatccatgatgagtcacacggtagtgcctcattcattatggggttatgctcttttgttgttttgctcttatacttaaccgaattccgtctaaagctgtcgacaagactccatatgaaatatggaagggaacggtacctaacttgtcctttattcgggtttggggctgcgaggcttatgtcaagtggagacacgaggataagctcggcccccgatcggtcaagacatactttataggttatcaaaaaggaacatttggtcattacttttattcgccaaccgaacatcgagtatttgttgcggctagtgcgacgttcttagagaaagaatttctcgagaacaagtcgagtaatagaaccttcgagctgtcggagattccagaaccaacaaccgaggaacagatggaggaagctgtacctccaactgatgatacagttaatattcttgaggaacctaggaggtcgggtagagactctcatcctccggacagatacattggtatggtcgaggagaatgacgttttacttctagaaagtaatgaacccgcaacctataaaggtgctatggcctgttccgactcaaagctatggctcgaagccatgcaatccgagatggactccatgtatgagaataacgtatgggatctagttgatttacctaataaggtaaaacctctacagtgcaaatggctttacaaaataaaggaTTCGTCAGAGACGCGCAAccggatatctataaggcacgacttgtggcaaaaggtttcactcaagtgcaaggattgcattatgatgagatttttgcacctgtagtcatgctacgttccattcggataatcttagcgattgccgcatttcatgattatgagatttggcaaatggatgtaaaaaccgccttcttaaacggttatttagaggaagagttgtacatggtgcaacccgaaggtttcataaatcctaaacatcctaagaaagtatgcaagcttaagcgttccatttatggacttaagcaagcttctcggagttggaatcatcgtttcgaccaagtgataaaagagtatggtttcactcgatcagtcgaagaaccatgcttatatatcaagtcgagtgggagcaagattgtattcttgatattgtatgtcgatgacatactcttgattgggaatgacattcctctcctatcttgggttaaagaatggttgaagaaccatttcggatgaaagatccgggtgaggcacaacgtattttgggaatccgtatctaccgagatagatcacgacggacgttatcacttagtcggggagtcttatttgaataaggttcttgagatgtttagcatgaccaactccaagaaggggaaccttgcTATGACGATCGGGATgcgttgagcaagtctcgatcacccacgacgcccgAAGGGTTGAACacatgagtcgtattccttatgcatccgcaataggatcgatcatgtatgccatgatatgcacacgtccggacgtggcacatgcattgagtatgacgagtcggtaccaaaagaatccaggtacctacggaggactaaggattgggtattgacttatggaggagatactaagctatgcgcaaccggttacgcagatggtagcttccaaacggatctcaatccggttcgtcttcactcttagtgtgttgtagcagattctactactgagccattgaaatatgataagcattgagggcacgttatttccatgagaattaaacgtgtacctgagttatagtagttgattatgaattcgatacgttatctttttcatatactatttataactacatcggttttataatattttgtttttcatgtggattgtactgacaacattgaacgccacaaagtgaactgaattacattatatttgttttggtccgtaatcgccaatgtgagctgataactccggctattatattgtgcagtcgattgatggtgggttcaacgagccataagttaaacggttgactaatcgatcacagatacgagattatgacgatacctcgtaggacaatttttatttgtgacaacggaatggagtcctaaatgttctataacattcggtgccaggtcgtggataggacatctattgtgtacctagagtcgattcttttgaccatcaactgtctcttgagattaaggcagtttttgggtgactttggtttctttctcacggtctaccgtaactggggctaagtagattttttctgggtcatttcatactgtgcttacatctgcaagatttaagttgaggaaaatatccatcccttatcggtatagttatttatcggggccactcgaggagttgaatcgaaatgcatggctatgctcgaatgttgattcgtttatcgttaagttactctctagtcgggaaaaccactcttgatatcgatcacttgtaaaatacgacctttgtgaattcggatttgcaaattgttttacattgagtgggagaaattttaaaggatatgagaatcggttatcgcacatacacttgtgaggataagtgggagtttgttggagctggtgtcctccacaaatcagtgtgataacatttgtaaatctcttacaggttcacaagggtatacttcgtatatttaatcagttgattaacgtttacctaataacggttggcttgctagaaagtttgacgttattatcatacagatggcggtgatcaactggtccctaaaggtcacacctataggacgtatttgagaaatgtggttatagaaatataattacattgatgcccaaaatgactaaaaagttagtcaatgtgttgatgtgataattatttaatgaaaattaaataatattaagttgagacgaattaactgtcaattcgtaaattaaatataataagttatatttaattaaatatatataaggttagtttgaaagaattaatctgttaattcgtaattaaatataatcagttgtatttaatatcaacaagttgaatgtgtcatagtggtaatagtgagggtacacaagccaagaggtcatgggttcgatcctcactagatgacaatttaacacactttatatatttttggaaagaccaaaaataaggaaatttaattccttattttcggttcagttggccgaaattagggaggtttccactttcctaattgatttcggatttcggtctatataaaaagaaaggtggagaattatttctaacctaattcttttctgaccgagcctcctctttctcatcacaaaacacaaagacaataaaattttacagaaaattttagattgatttctagcataatcaaagggtatatcttagatcgtcttgggtgcaactaataggtgaatattaattttgatattgttcttaggccaattttgcaaggatccggggttaattctaaatctttttacttatgcttatgtattttattttatgaccatagatcatctttattatatcgttataatccttcatgttaaagggaagtatacagattatttttCACAGgttgagcatcagcagaagacatggtgacaataaatacttaacaaataaaagttggaaaaatttgtttgtttaccttggaagaaagtgttacgccgagtaacgcttcgaaaattagagagaaatttcttcgaaaaagctaagagagaggaaattttttgagaaaatgaagtttgatggccaaaatgaggggctaactgctctatttatagagcaaagcccattcactggaccaatcagagcaaagcccatgaagcgtccaccaatcagcaccgagccacgtgtcaagcatgcagccacggaaggtcaatcgacatacagtgacgAATCTTCTTCGACACACTCCTTCGTATCTACTTGCTaaaacggccagctgatcaaccaagcttggcagcaccggccgggggaaatcaaaagcacacggcatcctcaaccttggtctcggccagcgccattttcttttccacattggatgtccattacacaaccatgtggaggggggatatggtacggcctgaacagaaccaagccgaggaagaagatcGACATGcacagaatacgctcaacactcatcgaaggtccataccacggcatagactacgctgggggcaaattgatggggcatattctgcacccgctgaccgagtcaacacattgagcaaggtcaaagcttaagcctgtcggcctgtcacttgggtctcggtctcggcaactagccggccgagaggcatatccgcgtactcacatccagtcccctcggcatggagtcaaccaggcctgccggcccgacatgggtcactcggccgagggtaagatagtctttccacctgctagccacttggccacttggccactacgcgacaaaaggtgaaagtctataaatactccacttctctcattgagaaaaggatcccaaaaCTATCAGAAAAACATCTAATAAactggtataaaactcccttatctctctacaatatactttgccaagttaacacacaacttatctctttaagtttactgacttgagcgtcggagtgagtacgctcggtaccaagccgagccctcagtttgttcatctttacaggagagaacgaaaggaagagacaagcaaagacgtcattctacaagcttacgtggtcacaaatcctgctccggaattacacccggaacaccactTAAGGTACCAAAATGTCAATGAAATACACATTAAGGTATTAAGTTTTAAAAAACTTTTAATAAAGTGTTAAGTTTTAAAAAAATGCAACATTAAAAGGTGTTTTCATCAATTGATCCAATCAATTAATGTAAAACCAACAAGTATGAATTCGTTCAGAAATAATATTTTCTTGGAACATCAAGATGCTCAAAATCACACAACTAACTATACACAAGTCAATGCATTACATAGCCATCTCAAATATCACAAATATAATCTAGGAGTATGTAGCACCAAACATTTCTTAATCTCCTAAAAAATCAAAACACAAGATTAAAACCAAAAGTTACATACACAATTAAATTAAACAATGATAGATTAATGGACTTGCAAAAGTACACAATCACAAATCAAGTTCTCAAATTCAAGAGCGGAAGCATCACTTCTCAAATACATTAATTATATTCTTGAAAATCTTTAACAGGCGTGAATGTCAAACACCACTGTATGTATGTATATAAGAGTATTAAAAGCTTGAAAATATTAATTGGTGACGACCATCCATCCATGGAGTAATCTGTCCTTAACCCATTTGAAGCTTTTCCTTAAAGACCCTTTGACTTTACCTTCAACAGTCAAAGCTCTATAACTAGCAACCCTTTTCTTTCTCTTGAATTCAGGATCACTAAAACACCACATATTTGGAGATGTTGTTTTGCTCCTCTTCAACTTGTAATCAAATTCATATgcaatttgattattattattatcataaatATTAGAGTTATTATGATTTTGATGAGGGTAGTACGACGAGTTTAGACTATAACTCCTCAAATCATAActtctgttgttgttgttgttggcgcCGCGATATAAATCTAATTGCATACCATTTTGACCATATgatgttgttgatgatgatgatcttTTTCCATGATCATCCATGGAATTTTTCAAAGTTTTCTGTCTTTTGGTGTGAATTCAAGACAGAAGAGCAGGAAAAGTTCTTGCACAATTATGTGAACTTTTGTTTAATATAGTAGGAGGGACCTAATATTGATTGTTACTCCAACCAATTTTTATTGCCAATTTTTCTTCACAAGTCTTCCTAAAACTTGTCTTGCTTAAATAAGGTCGTCTAAACTCTAAATGTAAAAGTGTACTGTAAATAGGTCACATACCTTACATAATACGTAACGCTTTTAGCGGAGTTGTTTGATATTAAATTCGCACATAAGCTTCATCTTCACCCAATTAACATAAACTAGTTTGAATGCTCGTAcattgcaacggggtaattaacttattttataatgcaaaaaaaaaaaacgttataagggtttaatgtttattACATTCTaagtctaatgatttgtttacatattattaaaatatctctttcaaaaaaaaaaaaagattaatatatacgtgggttaactcttatttataatcatataatcaccccaccttatactaatctttcgatgtgggacaattctactatttgaATGTCCGTGCGTTgtaacggggtaattaacttatttataatggaaaaaaaaaacgttgtaagggtttaatgtttaatATATACGtgagttaactcttatttataaccATATAAttaccccaccttatactaatctttcgatgtgggagaattctactatttataagtaatatattaaccaaacttggattatttttctgatgtgggacaattctactatttatacgtagtatatattcatcaaacctgcattgtttttcaatgtgggacaaataacatactcagaaatacaccatcttttttgcacttagttcgacatctaaccagatcccgaatatcgaatacggacaattgctactcattatatctaatagttatatttaaatttaataatatgatcaagtactctccattaatatttgtacgttatttttcttcaatttttt includes the following:
- the LOC141639690 gene encoding uncharacterized protein LOC141639690; the protein is MDDHGKRSSSSTTSYGQNGMQLDLYRGANNNNNRSYDLRSYSLNSSYYPHQNHNNSNIYDNNNNQIAYEFDYKLKRSKTTSPNMWCFSDPEFKRKKRVASYRALTVEGKVKGSLRKSFKWVKDRLLHGWMVVTN